DNA from Mustela erminea isolate mMusErm1 chromosome 18, mMusErm1.Pri, whole genome shotgun sequence:
cacaagcagggggagcaacaggcagagggagaggctctctcgctgagcagagagcccgatgcagggcccgatcccaggaccctgagatcatgacctgagccgaacgcagcgcttaactaactgagcggcccaggagcccctgctcagGTTCCTTTACACCAGCATCCCGACGCCATGCGGACTGGTTTCCAGCCCacacctcccccaaccctgaaCCTCCTGCTGTGTGTAGGTGCAGCCTGCTGGTCCCAGCCCAGACAGCCTCCCCCAGGACCTGGCTCAAGTCCCATCTGCCCCAACCTCCACATCCCACAGCAACTTTGAAATTCTCTCCCACACCGGCTCGCAGACCCACAGGGGAGTCGCTTCGGAGGCAGCATCGGTGTCATGGCACAGAAGCCTTAAGtagggttatttccagttttaggCCGACTGAGAGCAGTGGTGGAAATGGCAAAGGAAATGCGCTGCGCTCAGCCTCTAGCTGGAGGGGCGGGTGCGTGCCACTGGCTCAAGGCAGAAGAGAACACCCCATGCCCCAGGAACCCAGCTGACCGTGGAAATGGCTCACAGGTATGGTCAACAGGCCTGAAAGGGAGGACACAGCAGGGGGGGCACCCGGTGCCCTTTGATTCCTCAGCAGAGGACAGACCAGGGGAGGAGCGAGAGCCTGGCCCTGGCCTGAGCCCTTCATGCCCCAGGGCTCTTGCACACGCCCAGAGCGGACACACCGGTGGTCCTGTGGGAGGCCTATCGGACTCAGGATGGCTGTAATGACAGCTTTCTAAACCAGAGTTCTGGGTACATCTGACCAGGGGATGCAGTCTTTAAAAGTAAGACTCTCCTTGGAGACCGGAGACCAGTGTTACTTATGGGATGGGCCAGAATCAAGTCTTGAAAGGCTGTCTtagtaatatctttttttaagtttttaattccagttatcATACagattacattagtttcaagcaGTATCTTTCAGACGGGAGATAGTATGCCTTTAAATGAACGAccttagggtgtctgggtggctcagtccactgggggcatccaactcttgatttgggcttgggTTATGCTCCcggggttgtgggactgagccttgcCTTGGGCTCCGAGCCCCGTGCTcggctcagtgctcagtgtggagtctgcttgggattttctctttctctctcgctctgctcctccccatccacactcatgctctctctttaaatgaaataagaaaagcgatcttaaaaaaaaaaaacaaaaaacaactaaccATGTCAGTAGTAATAGGAAATAATATTGTGCAGTGacagaaaaaaatcacctgaAGAACTATAATGTAGCAAAAAGTAAGTTATGGCAGAATCTGGCCACAGACAGGGGAGCATTTTGTTCCACTCAGTAATCTCATCTAATAAAATCCTCACAtgtctggggacacctggctggcttagttgggaaagcacacgactcttgatctctgggttgtgagttgaaacccccattgggtgtagagattacttaaaaataaaaaaaccttggggcacctgggtggctcagtgggttaaagcctcttccttcggctcaggtcatgatcccagggtcctgggaccgagccccccatcgggctctctgctcagcggggagtctacttctccctctgaccttctcctctctcatgctctgtctctttcaaataaataaatatatattttttaaagtaaagccatttctattaaaaaaataataaaataaaatcttcagcggtggagaacctgggtggctcagttggttcagtgcccgactcttgatttcagctcaggtcatgatttcaggtggtgggactgagccccatggtgggctctgctctgtgctgggcatggagcctgcttcagattctctgtccctcagcCCCCAATCACCCTCCACACACATGCTCCTACtcttgctgaagaaaaaaaaaaaaatccccaagtctccttattaaaaaaaaagaaaaagaaaaaaagaaaaaagaaaaaacccacaccCCAGGACATgagttttaaaactgttttaaaagtagtgtttggaaaaaaaaaaaaaaaaaaaaagtagtgtttGGAAGGCTCTGAGTACCAAGTGGGTTAGTCAACAGCATATCCGAGCTGTCGGCACACgggatttttcttccttccttaacaGCGACGGATAGACCCAGTTACAATGGTGGTTCAGGATTCTCCTGTCAGCCATCTTGGTAGTAAGCACAGGGCTCCCTTGCCACAGGGCtctggctggagggaggggcctATGGTCCCCGGGATTAAGCTTAAGAGCCCCCCAATGAACGCACAGTTATCCCCTAAGAACATACACagtatcgggacgcctgggtggctcagttggttaagcagctgccttcggctcaggtcatgatcccagcgtcctgggatcgagtcccacatcgggctccttgctccgcagggagcctgcttctccctctgactctgccttccactctgtctgcctgtgctcgctctcgctctctctctgacaaataaataaataaaatcttaaaaaaaaaaaaaaaaaaaaaaaaaagaacatacacaGTATCCCCCTTGTGCTTTAATATAAAATAGAGCTCAGACCTGGAGAATTTGCATTTCATGGCAGTTGAGTGTCTTAGGAATGAAGTGTTCCCAGGGTGCCCAGATACAGTCCCACTCTCATTTTTCCCAGTTATCCAGGCACTTTGGTAAAGCAGAGTTCAGCCTGAAGATCCCCTATGGTCAGCAGGTCAAGGCCACTTGTGCCCCTTGCCTTGACCTCTTTCCAACATCAACCGTTTGGGTGGGCCGCAACCACCATGCCGGAGGACCAGAAGGCGGGGTCTGGGGCTGCAGACTGCCGTGAAGGCCTGGGTAGGATTGGTCACTACGGTCCCCTCTACAGTCTCGCTTGAAGATGAGTCTGTGACAAACTCCCAGGTCCGTGAGCAGGTGCACTTgggctccagctgctgcaggtCACTGAAGTGAGCGCAGGAAGAGGGAGCCTCGAGGCCACTTGCCTACCTGTACCTCTGTCAGCAGCCGCAGATGAGCTTTCCACGGTGGATTCCTCCCCGAGGTGCTCCCACCCAGATGCCTTCCCAGGAATTACAGCTCCATGGCGGAAGGGGATAGAATCAGCAAGAAGCCTGTGACCGAACCGTGCAAAAGCATCGACCTTCCCATTAATTACCATGCTACTCTGAGGCCAggagtcagagagagcacagtcTCACCGAGGCGGTCACGGCCTGAAGTTCTCACCTCAGTGGCCCCACGTTGGAAGCATCTGCACAGCATAGCTCACAGGTGGTCTGTGAGACTGGCAGTGTCCAGCAGGACGGTGTCAGGTCAAGTTCTATCACCGAGGTCATCGCAGAAAAGCGAAGTTACAACTACCACCCAAGTAGGGGACTGCCCATGAGGTAGCACAACACACTCTACTTACGAACGGGACCAAGAACTAAGTGGAAATTCCTTGGGTTTAGTTTCTGTCCATGCTCTCCCTAAATACCACCGTCTGGTCTACACCAGCCGGCGCGGTGTGGTTAGGCCTGGCCTCAGCCACCATCTCCCAGCACCCGAGGGCGCTGGCTGGGCGTCCACACTGTGAACAAGCCCCAGGGATTCCGATGAGCCGCTGAGTGTGGGCCGCGCGACTCTCGGAGCCCAGCAAGATCCATGCGCATCCCCGGGGAGCTGGGCAAGCGGGAAAAGAGGACACGGGAGTCCTGCCTGACGCTTGACATggcttttaggtttttattttaagtaaggcGGAAGGGGGGGgcggaaaaaagagaaaagatacagaGTGAAGAATTCATTGGATGTTTATTATTCACAGTTAATCACTACCTACCAAATGCTATCCGCGGAGTTAAAGGATTAAGTACATAGGTCTTTTTAtttaaacactgatttttttttttaaatatatacacacacatcttcgTTCAGCAAGGCTTCATGATATACACcaattccaaaataaaacaatcaaatGGTCCAGGTGTAGAATGCCAGAGATTCCTTTTATCATCACGAGGAAAGAAGCTACcagaaagagagcgagagggCGGGCGCTCTGTCCTGAAGAGCAGCTGCCTCCGGGGCCTGAGCACTCCAGGCTGAGTCCGGCTCCATAAGCAGAGTCCAGGGGAGACTCCAATCGACCACTTCAGAACCCAAAGGCCGTCACCAGCTCCCGGGGAGCCCTGTCTTTGATGCGGGCAGGGGATCGGGAGGAGAAAGTTCACAGGCACATCACTACGAGGGACGAGCAGCTGACAAGGCGGAAGAGGGAGCTCTGCGATGGCCTTGGCCTTCCTACATTTCCCACTCGTCCTTCCCCAACCGTCCCTGCTTCATGGAGACACTTGcttgggggagaaggggcagcagcTACAGACACAGCCCACTGCAGACGGAGCCTCGAAAACCCGGCTGCTGCCCACACGCTGCCCTCGTGCTCACCCGGGCAGGTCAGGCAGGGGACACAGATGATGAAAGCCATGAACGGATACCTCGGATTTTCagagcaagaaaaatgaaagctccCAGGCTCCACCTCAGTGTGGGAACACAGTATACAACCCGATCCGGTCACAGAGCGACAGCTGAAGTCCCTTAGGCTTTCCTGTTTGAAACTTGCAGGCTCCAGGGTGTTTTCTCTGGGGGGCGCTGGAGCGGAGGAGGGGCAGGCAACAGCAGGGTTCGCAAGGTCAAGGGCTCTCATAGCCCCCCCGCAGCCAGATCCAGTTCGAGGTGGGAAGCGCTGGACAGAGCCGGAccatctcctccttccccagcagcGGCCGGCACGGCACCCCTGGGACAGCCACAGCGGACTCCAGAGGGCTGACAAACATTAAAGCTGAACCTTAAAGACTCGTGGCCGAGAACAGGCAGACCGCCCGCGCCCCCTGCCCACGCCCCCTGCCCGCGCCCCCTGCCCGCGCCCCCTGCCCATGCCTGGCTCCTCgacctgctctcccctcccccggggAGGACTATTTacacagaggaggagacaaatgGGCTGAAAAAGCTCCGGACTgtctttaacttattttaaaacaaataaaaaaacaccaCTCATAAGCAACTCTTGAAATAAGGAAAAAGGCACTAGGAAAAAACCAACATGCTCAGTAATGCCATGTGGAAGGGAAAACAATGTAGAAAAGAGACCAAGGTTTTTAGTTTGACTTTGTTCAGGAAGCCATGAGGGGAACAGTCCTTCCTTCTGCCCCCGCTCCATTTCCAACTTTGTGGCAAGACCCTGGCGGCCgggggctgccccccacccccgtctggcAGGAGCCGCCCAGCAAGGGCCGCCGGCCGGCCGCCcgccctctcctgccctctcctgcGTGCGCACGAGGAACCCAGCCACGGCTGTCCTTCCTTCAGTCACTCGACTACAACAGACATTCTGCAGAGAGAAAATACCAGCCtgcttggtttcttttcttttattattggcATCAGCTAGGACTATATGTGGCATCAGACGTCATGCACTGAtggacagaggaggaaaaggatgaaaaagaggACAAAGGAGAAACAGGAGCAGCGGtgaaaatttgtaataaaaactcttttcttaatttataggTAAGTTTTGGCATTTTTATATCCaacgccccctcccacccctcccaaaGTTCCAACCGAAGTGAGAGGGTCACCAGGTGACCCAGACAGGTGTTCTGAGCTCCCTCACAGGCTGCTGTTAAGGCAGCTCGTGGGTTTCATTCTTTCGTGTCTGAAATTTTTCACTTCCTTTAAATAATCTCTTCTTGATTCTTAGACGTTCCGGTTCACGGGGGTGACGTAATTGCGGGGGAACATGCCGGTCTGCCCGTGGCAGGCCCCTTTCCACCAGTTGGGGTCTGAGTTATCCATGACGTGGATAAAGTCTCCCCGGCGGAATCCCAGCTCTCCATCCTCCTGGGGATCAAAGTCAAAGAGGGCCTGGACGTACGTCGGTTGCTGCAGAAGAGGGGCGGGGAGAGAATACCTGCTCGGTCTCTGCCACGGCCAGCCCCCTGCTGGGGGGGACTGGTCACGAGAGCGCGACCGCCGTGTGCCGACTCCTCCACGTTTCCCGCGACAACCTCCCATTTCTACCCTCCCCCCCCGCCGCTGTTTATCTTTCCAGGTTGTCGGTCTACCCTACGTGGGAGCAGGCTACGCTCACCACGGCTCCCGACAGGCCAGAACGTGCTAGGGCTCGTCCGCCACGGCGTGGAAGCGAGCGCGGTCCGTCAGGGAGGAACTTGGGCAACAGCAGCCAGGCTCTGGTTTACAACCCCAGGCTTGGAAAAGGCTTCAGTTCCCATCGGTTTATTGCTTATGAAGTCCTTAAGGTTTTATGGAGTCGAAAGGTCAAGAGCTTGACCCCAGTCAGGCGGGGCTCCCCCTAACACAGCGCTGGGGCTGCAGGCACAGGAAGACGGGAACCTCCAAAGCGAGGTTAGCCTCAGTACTTGCTTCCGGGGATACAACAGCGGAGGGCGTTAAAGACCGTTTTCCCACAGAGACATAGGTGGTACCTGGCAACGCACCGCCTTAGAAGGGCAGcctctgggaaaggcaaaaccaTTTTGTTTCCATCTACACACCCGTAACACAAACTACAGGCAATACTTTGAATAGCGAGCACAGAAGGCCCAGGATCCTTCAATAAGGCGCCTGCCCGCCTGCCCGAGGAGCTACTCTTAATTGCCGGAGATGATCCCGATCTCTCGAGGAGGCTCACCTGTGGCACCTGTTCTATGTCCCGGAGGAATATCTGCTGGTTCCTGGAGACAGATGTCGATCTGTGATAATCTACCAGCTCGTTCAGGGAATTGAATTTCACCACCCAGAGGAAATACTTTCCTGCTCCATCTCGGAGCACCTTGAAGTGCTGCACGTCATTTCCAAACCTGGGGAGGGCACAGAACACAAACGAGAGCAGGTCAGAGGGCTCGGTCCCGGCTACCAGGGGGCCGTGTGCCCATCAGATCAAGGAAGCGTCTTGTGAGAACTCGGATTCCCGCAACACTTCTCACGGCCCAAGGGGCCCCGGACTGCAGCACAAACACAGCTCCCTGGCTGCAGTTAGGACGCTGAGTGCTCCCGAGAGCCCTCCGGGGTACTGATGATCACCAGTGACAATAGTAAGACTCCTTGCCAGAGAGGGAAACCCTGTCCGTCAGGTCAATTCTGAAGatgtctgtaaaataaaggatGTCCTCACCTATGCCGTGTCTCCACGCGCCCTGCACTGTACCAAGCCAAACAGAGTCTTACTCAAGGAAGAGTGTGACTTCATTAACTTTTcaagcaaaaaccaaaccaaacaaacgcCCATTAAAACCTTAGGTGATATTTAAAAGCTGCAAGAGGTGGGTCAGGAGAAGAGCCGGAGGGACCGGACACACTTTCAATAGCTCTCCTGCAAATGCCGTTTAGGGATTTTAGTTCTACTCATGGGCGAAAGGTCTCAGAATGGAACGTCGTGGGCCAATAAATACAAGAGGCCGAGGTACCCGGTGCCCCGAGAGGTTTCTCCATCACCGAGTAACACGCCTCTCCTTACGCAGGCCCGCAGAAGTGGGATTGCAACTGGGAGCGGACCACCCCCGACAACCAGGCAAAGCTCTGCCCGTCCTGCTCGCTGCTGGGTCCTTGGCACGGACCCCAGCACCCAGGCCTCCAACGGTGCTCTAGGAAGACATGTAAATGAAGGACACGCTGTCTCCTCTCCTTCAGTCTTCAAGGCGGAAAGAAATGACTTCTTAAAAACCACCCAGTAGGTGGCAGCACTGGGCTTCAAGTAGGCGATCCCAAGTGTTAGAACCGGAGCTGCTTTTTCACTCTGATCCAAGTCCTCTGTGAGGAAGGCAGACGCACCCACACCACGCTTCTGGCCCCACAGAAGCCCACTCCCACGGCTGCCATGCAGACGGTTTCCACAAGGTGCACAGGGTCCCAGACAAGGGCCTGTTACCTGCCATGGTGTTTTTCATCACTGACTCCCATCCTGAGACTAGAGAAACCTTTTAGAGATTGGATTCTGGAACCTCCTTTGAGAAGGTTTTTGTGTTGTTAAAGGTGGTAATGACATctgtttcaaattttatttctaaaacaataaACGCatggatttttaagtttttatttgataaaatggAATAATGGTCTGGGAGCTCGCCAGCAGCTACCACATGAGCACGCGCAGCGACTGGTGTAATCAAGGCCTCCCCGGCACGCGGCCCGCTACCCCGGTGCGGCCGTCAGTCAATTCACTCGCGAGTAACTGCTTGCACTCCCCGTTCTGGACTGTTTTCCACTTGGGTCAGTGtgaaatgtaaggaaaacagATGACAGATCCGGTTTAATATTTTCATGCTGGGACTAAAAACTAACTTCTACTGGACACATATCTGTGTGGTGGTGTGAATATGGCCTAAAACCACCTCCCATACTTTCactgagaaaaagaatataaaaattaagtttaaatctACATTTCAAAAAACCTATACTGGTCCTAAGAGGAAACAAGATTAATTTTGAGAATGGAAAAATCTTTACATTGTGTGCAAATGGCAAATAAACTATCTTACGGTCTTCATGTAAAAATAATCAAGGTGATCTATAACAGTGATCTgagtctcccctcccccgccttcaagtttttaaattctagtcCATTAACATATAGTAGAGTATTAGTttcagtagaatttagtgattcatcacttacatataacacccagtgatgTGGGGTTCCTGTGGCAATATATTACCTAGAAAGGACCGAGTCAAAACACATATGGAAAtgacaatttgattaaaaatccttattttgcAGACGAGAAGTGATGTGCTTGCAATCCTCAAATTCCAATTTAGGTTCTCCACAATTCCTGGGGTGGTAAactccctgccttccccattcCTTGCTTACCAGCTCCTCTGCACATTTTACCACTGGGGAAAGCAAAACACTGCTCCACCCTTGTGGTAACCTTTTAAAGTTCAACTGAGAGGCCCAGGACGGTGGTGGAGGATTTAAGCTAGACATCTGGTAAAGGTCCCCCAAACCAGCTAAAAGGTGACCAGTCATACTGACAGAAAGGGCGGTGGGGATCCCCTAGATGCCAATCGAGGAAAGAGGCATGTGCAAGCGGAGGGCACAGTGGAGGCCTGGGGGATAGGGAAAATGCGACCAACTGAAGACTGCTTCCACACGGGAACCGACACTCCGTACCGGAAGGACGAATTCTTAAGAGCAGCCAGATATTACTATTTTAcaatgcattttttcccccagaaattactattttaatgtaaaatattctgCTTTAGTAAACCACTGTTTAGGCTAAACCTCTATCGGTTGGCAACCTTCGGTGTGTGTAGCCAGACACAATTCCCATCAGCAGGGAGAGGCCTCCGGGGACCAGAGCGGGAagtacttacttgacagagagggagaagtccCCTGGGGCACTCTCACTCTCTCGGATGAGAAAGGCCCCGTCATGCCGCTGTTTGCTAAGCATTTCTTCTGCCTTGGCTCTGGGGATTTTGCCAAAAAACCACCTAAGGAAGGAAGACAAGCCAGTCAACATCTGCTTCCCCACAAAGAGACGGGATATCCAGCCTCCAAAATGTGAGTAACAGAACACTTCTTGCCAAAGGAAGGGGCCCCCCTTTTCACCCTCCAGTGTCAACATGTCCCACAAACCACTCAGTCGGCTTCTCTCTCGAGACAGGGACCATCTCCCTTCAAATGCCTTTACCCTACCCTACTCTCCAGAAAGTGACTCATGAGGCATGACTGTGGGCCACTCTTCTTAAAGAGAAAGATACTTAAAGCTGGGCCTTCTGGGCCGGAGCCCACCAGGCTCCCTACTGACTCAGGGCACCAGGGAAAGCCCAGGTCTATCAGTATGAAGCACTGGAAGAACCGTGTAAGAGACAGGCCTCTTCTCGCAGCCTTCTGACAAGGTCGAAGCTTTGCTACAGTGGGATTAAAGTAAACAGAGGCAGGAAACTGGAAGGCCCCGAAACTGGAGACGGGGCTACTTCTTGTAACAGCCCAAGGTGAAGAGGTTCAGGCCTTGAGAGAGAAGCCTCTGCTGTCACAAAGGCAGATTTTGTGACATCCCTCTCGAGGCCTCTCTCTGCCATCACTGCCAGGAACTTCTGGGCACCAGCAGCGACATCACAGCTGATCCTACACAGAGGCAGCTGGCTGCAAGACTCGGTTTTTTCACTGAAACAGGTTATAGGTTCTTCTGCTCCCAATGCGAATTCACCTTGGCCACAAGAAAAAGTGGGTGAATTCAGGCAAAACTATGGGTGCAACTGGCccgtggaggaggaaggggaggaggtggggggcggggaagaggagCAGGAACGGTGAGAAAAGCTCAAAGTCACAGCCACTATTTCACATGAAAACCATTACTCATTAGGAGGGGTGAACTGCGGAAACAGTGTTCTCTCTTCAAATCTGTCTCTAAGCGCTGTTATTTTCAAAAGTAGTGGTATTACTTATAGCTAATAAAGAcctacctggggcacctgggtggctcagttagttaagtgtctgacttggttttggctcaggtcgtgatcatgagcttgtgggattgagcctcaaggccctgcatctggctctgctcagcagggagtctgctccctacCCCTGCACAGTCTCTTtctgaatcaatcaatcaatcaatcttttttaagattttatttatttgacagagagaggggagaggggagggagaagcaggctctccactgagcagcgagctcgatgagggcctcgatcccaggatcctgggatcatgaccttagccaaaggcagatgcttaccgactgagctacccaggcgcccctcaatcaataaatcttaaaaaaaaaaaaaaaaaaaacccaaaaaacctcaAACAGAAAGAGGTGAGCTGCTGGCTGGGTCTGATCAGAAGCTGCCATTAATTGGATTAATCTTTGAATGTTCTTAAATCGACCTTCTTGTGTCTTTCTCACTTTGAGGACTACAATGCCACCAGCTGCTAGGATCTAGCTTCTAGAACTAAACCAAAGACAAGCCCTCCAGTGCCTGGAAGTCAGGCCACACAATAGAAATTACGCATTGATACAACAGAATCATCTGGG
Protein-coding regions in this window:
- the GRB2 gene encoding growth factor receptor-bound protein 2, whose protein sequence is MEAIAKYDFKATADDELSFKRGDILKVLNEECDQNWYKAELNGKDGFIPKNYIEMKPHPWFFGKIPRAKAEEMLSKQRHDGAFLIRESESAPGDFSLSVKFGNDVQHFKVLRDGAGKYFLWVVKFNSLNELVDYHRSTSVSRNQQIFLRDIEQVPQQPTYVQALFDFDPQEDGELGFRRGDFIHVMDNSDPNWWKGACHGQTGMFPRNYVTPVNRNV